Proteins co-encoded in one Nicotiana sylvestris chromosome 7, ASM39365v2, whole genome shotgun sequence genomic window:
- the LOC138873009 gene encoding uncharacterized protein yields MEVYINDMLVKPAQAGDHIQHLSDTFQILREFNMKLNPEKCAFGMASGKFLGFFVSNRGIEVNPAHIKAIEEIPDILASKKEVQRLTGRIAALGIFISKSLEKSFKFFSVLKKQNQFEWTYECNQALKNLKAYLSNPPLLAKPKDGERLFIYLDVSEMAVSAVLVHEDKVTAYPLRNILYKQELSGRLAKWAIELSEYDIVYQPRTAIKSYVLADFVADFSPGIVPEAEKELQIFTRSNSGSWTLFTDGSSNVKGAGLGIVLIPPSGETIRQAIKCHPITNNEAEYKAVIAGLELGTYIAREARMQQYLKKARELIKQFKSWKIVQIPRQENAEAEALANLTSVAEVTNEENTTTRKKAQSLRQKTARYCLVRSNLYRNMFGGPLARCLEPSQTEYVMRKVHEGHYENYARGRSLVKTLVRARYYWPKMEEDAESFVAKCDKCQ; encoded by the exons ATGGAAGTCTACATCAATGACATGCTAGTCAAGCCAGCACAGGCAGGGGATCATATCCAGCATTTGTCAGATACTTTTCAGATTCTCCGCGAGttcaatatgaagttaaatcccgaaaaatgtgccttTGGCATGGCTTCAGGTAAGTTTTTAGGTTTCTTTGTTTCTAATCGAGGTATTGAAGTAAATCCAGCACATATTAAAGCCATAGAAGAAATACCAGACATACTCGCGAGCAAAAAGgaagtgcagaggttgacagGTAGAATAGCAGCTTTGGGAATATTTATTTCTAAATCTTTGGAGAAAAGTTTTAAGTTCTTTTCAGTGTTAAAAAAGCAAAACCAATTTGAGTGGACTTATGAATGTAACCAAGCACTCAAAAATCTAAAAGcatacttgtcaaatccaccgcTACTGGCTAAACCAAAGGATGGAGAAAGGCTATTCATCTATCTCGATGTATCAGAAATGGCGGTAAGTGCAGTATTAGTACATGAAGacaaag TGACTGCTTACCCCTTAAGGAATATATTGTATAAGCAAGAactatcaggtaggttagccaaatgggctatagaactcaGTGAATATGATATCGtgtaccaacctagaactgcaataAAATCATATGTTTTAGCAGATTTTGTGGCAGACTTCAGCCCAGGGATAGTTCCTGAAGCAGAAAAAGAACTGCAAATATTCACCAGATCTAATTCGGGTTCTTGGACCCTATTTACTGATGGCTCCTCGAATGTTAAAGGAGCAGGTTTAGGTATTGTTCTAATCCCACCTTCAGGAGAAACCATAAGGCAAGCAATAAAGTGTCATCCCattactaacaatgaagcagaatacaaagctgtaattgcaggtctgGAATTG GGGACTTATATAGCTAGAGAGGCACGGATGCAGCAATATTTGAAAAAGGCACgagaattaatcaaacaattcaAATCATGGAAAATCGTGCAAATACCCAGGCAGGAAAATGCGGAAGCAGAGGCGTTGGCTAATCTTACATCTGTTGCAGAagtaacaaatgaagaaaatactaCC ACAAGAAAAAAGGCTCAGTCACTTCGACAAAAAACTGCCCGTTACTGTTTGGTTCGTAGCAACCTGTATCGAAATATGTTCGGAGGGCCTTTAGCAAGATGTCTCGAAccttctcaaacagaatatgtgatgagaaaAGTACATGAGGGACACTATGAAAATTATGCAAGAGGAAGATCCTTGGTAAAAACTTTAGTTAGAGCAAgatattattggccaaaaatggaagaagatgcAGAAAGTTTTGTAGCCAAGTGCGACAAATGCCAATGA